One part of the Microthrixaceae bacterium genome encodes these proteins:
- a CDS encoding ABC transporter permease: MVVFILRRLISLVVTLLGGFTLLFVLFFALPSDPATKIASGSGKPPSPQVVQNTKERLGLDKSIPHQYWDRLTETVTLSGESFKTREPVRDMVKTRLPNSIRLATWAMVIEITVGIGFGVLSARKRNSIADTLTTTAAVIASAIPVFVLGYLLKQVTGVYAFEHGWPDWARFPTLGIGPNEWYLGIIPSLGQLEYLIQPAIVLACVSTAIVARLTRTTMLEAQSADYVRTARAKGLGDKVVSRRHVLRNALIPVVTFIGVDFGTMVGMAILTETVFDWPGLGSKVATAAGQSDLPVVLTLSMVVMAVYGLANLIVDISYAKLDPRIRLGEDS, translated from the coding sequence ATGGTCGTCTTCATCCTCCGTCGCCTGATTTCACTGGTGGTCACCCTCCTCGGTGGTTTCACGCTGCTGTTCGTCTTGTTCTTCGCGTTGCCGAGCGACCCGGCGACCAAGATCGCCAGCGGAAGCGGAAAGCCGCCGTCCCCCCAGGTGGTCCAGAACACCAAGGAACGGTTGGGTCTCGACAAGTCGATCCCTCACCAGTACTGGGATCGCCTCACCGAGACCGTCACCCTCTCCGGGGAGAGTTTCAAGACCCGAGAGCCCGTTCGGGACATGGTCAAGACCCGCCTGCCGAACAGCATCCGGCTCGCCACCTGGGCGATGGTGATCGAGATCACCGTCGGCATCGGATTCGGTGTGTTGTCGGCCCGCAAACGCAACTCGATTGCCGACACCCTCACCACGACGGCCGCGGTCATCGCGTCGGCCATACCAGTGTTTGTGCTCGGTTACCTCCTCAAGCAGGTCACCGGCGTATATGCGTTTGAACACGGCTGGCCGGATTGGGCAAGGTTTCCGACGCTCGGGATTGGCCCGAACGAGTGGTACCTCGGCATCATCCCGTCGTTGGGTCAGCTCGAATACCTCATCCAGCCGGCGATCGTGCTCGCCTGCGTGTCGACCGCGATCGTCGCGCGCCTCACGCGCACCACGATGCTCGAGGCACAAAGCGCCGATTACGTGCGCACCGCGCGGGCGAAGGGCCTCGGCGACAAGGTGGTCTCGCGTCGTCACGTGCTGCGCAATGCGTTGATCCCGGTCGTGACCTTCATCGGCGTCGACTTCGGCACCATGGTCGGGATGGCGATCCTCACCGAAACCGTCTTCGACTGGCCCGGGTTGGGTTCGAAGGTGGCGACGGCGGCAGGACAAAGCGACCTGCCGGTCGTGCTGACGCTGTCGATGGTCGTGATGGCGGTATACGGCCTCGCCAACCTGATCGTGGACATCAGTTACGCCAAACTCGACCCGCGGATTCGGCTGGGGGAGGACTCGTGA
- a CDS encoding peptide ABC transporter substrate-binding protein, producing MYRTRRTAVSAGRGLSAIALALALVASGCGDSEEVADPDATTTTAASGEMPGGDADCSPVEWDDVADGGEFVDYAQLVSAGDNTSFDPAAVQTLDESQITNSLFDGLTDFDYSNGCEPELKGLAAESWEVNDDSTEFVFTIKEGLEFSNGEPVLPHNFKQAWERLGSKELGAAYSYLISFIKDGAKLNEGELDTLDSIVADDEAMTLTVTLEAPLSDFPAIVSFAPLSPITDEDLARVGNTTGWGKNGVYIGNGPFVLDSAEASDQGEVVMTPNESWAGDVTGYKDVVLDKVTFKIISDVESAFQAFDSGEGDASTIPSGKYKSAMAKYPNTVGETMLGTYYFDIGHEDPVLGGEKNLKLRQALSLAVDRSEINDKAYEGVRQISTGVTPPGIPGFEMGLGEFATTDVDRAKELYQEWQDEGNELSGDITISFNAGGSHQTVVEVMQANIKDVLGIDVKLNPIDEDYFKVIAEEGGCQICRAGWYADYPTYGNFMVDLFSRASIGLNNFGRFSDDEFEELIADALKESDEDKRGELYRSAEKRLLNDTAYVIALNWYTGDQVFRDTVGNYKPNPLGAVPWERVGFKK from the coding sequence ATGTATAGGACGAGACGAACGGCAGTTTCGGCCGGACGCGGATTGTCGGCGATTGCGCTGGCATTGGCGCTGGTTGCATCAGGCTGTGGCGATTCGGAGGAGGTGGCCGACCCCGATGCCACCACGACGACCGCGGCCTCGGGGGAGATGCCCGGCGGCGACGCCGACTGCAGTCCGGTTGAGTGGGACGATGTCGCGGACGGCGGCGAATTCGTCGACTACGCACAGCTGGTGAGCGCTGGAGACAACACCAGCTTCGATCCGGCGGCGGTTCAGACCCTCGATGAGTCCCAAATCACGAACAGTCTCTTCGACGGACTGACCGACTTCGACTACTCGAATGGCTGTGAGCCCGAACTCAAGGGCCTCGCAGCAGAGTCGTGGGAGGTGAACGACGACTCGACTGAATTCGTGTTCACGATCAAAGAAGGCCTCGAGTTCTCGAACGGCGAGCCGGTGCTGCCCCACAATTTCAAACAGGCGTGGGAGCGTCTCGGCTCCAAGGAACTCGGAGCCGCGTACTCGTATCTGATCTCGTTCATCAAAGATGGGGCGAAGCTGAACGAGGGTGAACTCGACACGCTCGATTCGATCGTGGCCGATGACGAGGCCATGACCCTCACGGTCACGCTCGAGGCGCCGCTGTCGGATTTCCCGGCGATCGTCTCGTTCGCTCCGCTGTCGCCGATCACCGACGAAGACCTCGCGAGAGTCGGCAACACCACCGGTTGGGGCAAAAACGGGGTGTACATCGGCAATGGCCCCTTCGTGCTCGACTCGGCCGAGGCCTCCGATCAGGGCGAAGTCGTCATGACCCCGAACGAATCGTGGGCCGGCGACGTGACCGGGTACAAAGACGTTGTGCTCGACAAGGTGACGTTCAAAATCATCAGCGACGTCGAGTCGGCGTTCCAGGCGTTCGACTCCGGTGAGGGCGACGCCTCGACGATCCCGTCGGGCAAGTACAAGTCAGCGATGGCGAAGTACCCGAACACGGTCGGTGAGACCATGCTCGGCACCTACTACTTCGACATCGGCCACGAGGACCCGGTGCTCGGCGGCGAAAAGAACCTGAAGCTTCGCCAGGCGCTGTCGCTCGCGGTCGATCGCTCCGAAATCAACGACAAGGCCTACGAAGGCGTTCGTCAGATCTCGACCGGCGTGACCCCTCCCGGCATCCCCGGTTTCGAGATGGGTCTCGGCGAGTTCGCAACGACCGATGTCGATCGGGCGAAGGAGCTGTACCAGGAGTGGCAGGACGAGGGCAACGAACTGTCGGGTGATATCACGATCTCGTTCAACGCCGGAGGTTCCCACCAGACCGTCGTCGAGGTCATGCAGGCGAACATCAAAGACGTGCTCGGCATCGACGTGAAGCTGAACCCGATCGACGAGGACTATTTCAAGGTCATCGCCGAAGAGGGTGGCTGCCAGATCTGTCGGGCCGGCTGGTATGCGGACTACCCGACCTATGGCAACTTCATGGTCGACCTGTTCAGCCGTGCTTCGATCGGCCTCAACAACTTCGGCCGCTTCAGCGACGATGAGTTCGAAGAACTGATCGCCGACGCGTTGAAGGAATCCGACGAGGACAAGCGCGGCGAACTGTACCGTTCGGCCGAAAAGCGCCTGCTCAACGACACCGCGTATGTGATCGCACTCAACTGGTACACCGGGGATCAGGTGTTCCGAGACACGGTCGGCAACTACAAGCCGAACCCGCTCGGCGCCGTTCCGTGGGAACGCGTGGGCTTCAAGAAGTAG
- a CDS encoding antitoxin produces the protein MDLGKITDKAKDLLGQNEEKIEDAVDKVADFIDEKTGHKHSDKIDGAVDKIKDVVGEPDPKPEA, from the coding sequence ATGGATCTCGGCAAGATCACCGACAAGGCCAAGGATCTTCTCGGCCAGAACGAGGAGAAGATCGAAGACGCCGTCGACAAGGTGGCGGACTTCATCGACGAAAAGACCGGACACAAGCACAGCGACAAGATCGACGGTGCCGTCGACAAGATCAAAGACGTGGTCGGCGAACCGGACCCCAAGCCCGAAGCCTGA
- a CDS encoding ABC transporter ATP-binding protein, translating to MAGPESPLLVLENLTVGFETDDGLVQAVRGVDLDVGEGDVLAVVGESGSGKSVTALSVLGLHPAGRTRLGGRVLWRGEDLLTANDERMRQVRGGEISMVFQDPLTALNPVYSVGDQIIEMVRSHESVSRSEARTRAIEMLQLVGIPQPDKRVDSYPHEFSGGMRQRAMIAMALSCEPKLVIADEPTTALDVTVQAQVLEVLLEASRRRGAAIMLITHDLGVVASMADKVAVMYAGKVVERAETDELFARPTHPYTIGLLGSLPRVDAREGDTLTPIGGQPPSMLTPPSGCAFHPRCSIARRSTGCADVMPELTELAPAGGSGGGHGGVDGAGEADAAAAMGSHQVACHRRDEAAVMIERGER from the coding sequence ATGGCTGGGCCGGAGTCACCGCTGCTCGTGCTCGAGAACCTGACGGTCGGTTTCGAAACCGACGACGGTCTCGTGCAGGCGGTTCGCGGCGTCGATCTCGATGTCGGCGAAGGCGACGTGTTGGCGGTGGTCGGCGAGTCGGGCTCCGGCAAGTCGGTCACCGCACTCAGCGTGTTGGGGCTGCACCCGGCCGGGCGGACACGACTGGGTGGCAGGGTCTTGTGGCGGGGCGAAGACCTCCTCACTGCGAACGACGAGCGGATGCGTCAGGTGCGCGGCGGTGAGATCTCCATGGTGTTCCAGGATCCGCTGACCGCCCTCAACCCCGTGTATTCGGTGGGCGATCAGATCATCGAGATGGTCCGCTCGCACGAGAGCGTCTCGCGTTCTGAGGCCAGAACCCGAGCGATCGAGATGTTGCAACTCGTCGGCATTCCCCAGCCCGACAAGCGTGTCGACAGCTACCCGCACGAGTTCTCCGGAGGCATGCGCCAACGGGCGATGATCGCCATGGCGTTGTCGTGTGAACCGAAGCTGGTCATCGCAGATGAGCCGACAACCGCGCTCGACGTCACCGTGCAGGCCCAGGTGCTCGAGGTGCTGTTGGAGGCGAGTCGACGCCGTGGCGCTGCGATCATGTTGATCACCCACGACCTCGGCGTGGTGGCATCGATGGCCGACAAGGTCGCGGTGATGTACGCGGGCAAGGTGGTGGAGCGGGCAGAGACCGACGAGCTGTTCGCCCGCCCGACCCACCCGTACACGATCGGGCTGTTGGGGTCGTTGCCCCGGGTGGACGCACGCGAGGGCGACACCTTGACCCCGATCGGGGGGCAACCGCCGTCGATGCTGACCCCGCCGTCGGGGTGTGCGTTCCATCCGCGCTGTTCGATCGCTCGGCGCTCGACCGGATGTGCGGACGTGATGCCGGAGTTGACCGAGCTCGCGCCGGCGGGCGGTAGCGGTGGTGGTCACGGTGGTGTTGACGGCGCTGGAGAAGCGGACGCTGCGGCTGCCATGGGTTCGCACCAGGTGGCGTGTCATCGCCGTGATGAGGCGGCGGTCATGATCGAACGAGGTGAGCGATGA
- a CDS encoding ABC transporter permease, whose protein sequence is MSDITVVDQGGTADDGALDSDLLMVADATLTQSGPSRSLAQDAWRRFRRNKLALFGLALVSVLVLVAIVGPFLVQDPTKLSKFYLEGPTKQHPLGLDDRGGDVLARIVHGIRLSMVIGFVSAALQTVLGIVIGAIAGWYGRYVDAVLMRFVDIMLGIPYIILAYAFITFLGKGVFAVIMTLALSSWLQTSRTVRAGFIQAKNLEYVEAARALGVSNARIMMRHILPNVLQPVVVLLTIGIGSAILAEAALSFLGVGVQPPQQSLGLMINNSKAFFSDAPYLLLFPGLAIVLTVLGFILVGDGLRDALDVKDN, encoded by the coding sequence GTGAGCGACATCACGGTGGTCGATCAGGGCGGCACGGCCGACGACGGTGCCCTCGATTCCGATCTGTTGATGGTCGCGGACGCGACGTTGACCCAATCCGGTCCGTCGCGTTCGCTGGCCCAGGACGCCTGGCGGAGGTTCCGACGCAACAAGCTCGCGCTGTTCGGTCTCGCGTTGGTGAGCGTGCTGGTGCTCGTCGCCATCGTCGGTCCGTTCCTCGTGCAGGACCCGACCAAGCTGTCCAAGTTCTACCTCGAAGGGCCGACCAAGCAACACCCGCTCGGCCTCGACGATCGCGGCGGCGATGTGCTGGCCCGCATCGTGCACGGCATCCGGTTGTCGATGGTGATCGGCTTTGTTTCTGCGGCGTTGCAGACGGTGCTGGGCATTGTGATCGGTGCCATTGCCGGCTGGTACGGCCGCTACGTCGATGCGGTCCTCATGCGTTTCGTCGACATCATGTTGGGGATCCCCTACATCATCTTGGCCTACGCCTTCATCACCTTCTTGGGTAAGGGTGTGTTCGCGGTCATCATGACCCTCGCCCTCAGTTCATGGCTGCAGACGTCTCGAACCGTGCGGGCCGGATTCATCCAGGCGAAGAACCTCGAATACGTTGAAGCGGCCCGCGCCCTGGGGGTGTCGAACGCCCGAATCATGATGCGCCACATCCTGCCCAACGTGTTGCAGCCGGTCGTCGTGTTGCTCACGATCGGAATCGGATCCGCCATTCTCGCCGAGGCGGCGCTGAGCTTTCTCGGGGTCGGGGTGCAGCCGCCGCAACAGTCGCTCGGGCTCATGATCAACAACTCCAAGGCGTTCTTCAGCGACGCGCCGTACCTGCTGTTGTTTCCCGGGTTGGCGATCGTGTTGACGGTTCTGGGGTTCATCCTCGTCGGCGACGGGCTGCGCGATGCGCTCGACGTGAAGGACAACTGA
- a CDS encoding ATP-binding cassette domain-containing protein — MGGFIRHRVGTVHAVSGVSLTLDSSETLGIVGESGCGKSTFGRVVLNLLSKTSGSIRIDGVDTATIADKELRRQAQMVFQDPYASLNPRMTIGEVLAEPFLVHQRKRAAESREEVAELLRTVGLSPEHASRYPHEFSGGQRQRIGIARALAVAPKFIVLDEPVSALDVSIQAGIVNLLERLQDERGISYLFIAHDLSVVRHISHRVGVMYLGKLVEIGTQEEIYERPRHPYTHALLSAVPVPDPVRERTRRRIVLEGDVPSPIDPPSGCRFRTRCWKATEQCATEEPPLVAPAGSVDGDGPGEGAAHRVACWHPEA, encoded by the coding sequence ATGGGCGGGTTTATACGCCATCGCGTGGGCACGGTGCACGCGGTCAGCGGCGTGTCGTTGACCCTCGACTCGTCGGAGACCCTCGGCATCGTGGGCGAGTCGGGTTGCGGGAAGTCGACCTTTGGTCGAGTGGTGCTCAATCTGTTGTCGAAGACGAGCGGATCGATCCGGATCGATGGCGTCGACACCGCAACAATCGCCGACAAGGAGCTGCGCCGCCAGGCACAGATGGTGTTTCAGGATCCATATGCGTCGCTGAATCCGCGCATGACGATCGGCGAGGTTCTGGCCGAGCCGTTCCTGGTGCACCAACGAAAGCGCGCCGCGGAGTCCCGCGAGGAGGTCGCCGAACTGCTGCGAACCGTCGGGCTGTCGCCGGAACATGCGAGCCGTTATCCCCATGAGTTTTCGGGTGGTCAGCGTCAGCGCATCGGAATCGCGCGGGCGTTGGCGGTCGCCCCCAAGTTCATCGTGCTCGACGAGCCAGTTTCGGCACTTGATGTGTCGATTCAGGCCGGAATCGTGAACTTGCTCGAACGGCTCCAGGACGAGCGTGGCATCTCCTATCTGTTCATCGCCCACGATCTGTCGGTGGTGCGTCACATCTCGCATCGGGTCGGGGTCATGTACCTCGGCAAGCTCGTCGAGATCGGCACCCAGGAGGAGATCTACGAGCGGCCGCGCCACCCCTACACCCACGCCTTGTTGTCGGCCGTGCCCGTGCCGGACCCGGTTCGGGAACGCACCCGGCGACGCATCGTGTTGGAGGGCGACGTTCCCTCGCCGATCGACCCTCCGTCGGGGTGCCGGTTTCGTACGCGTTGCTGGAAGGCCACCGAACAGTGCGCCACCGAGGAGCCGCCGCTCGTCGCGCCGGCGGGTTCGGTCGATGGCGATGGTCCCGGCGAGGGGGCGGCCCACCGGGTTGCGTGCTGGCACCCGGAGGCGTAA
- a CDS encoding DUF87 domain-containing protein — MSTRPEGMYVGALTDPATHERSETPLGINPDDLTTHGVIVGMTGSGKTGLGIVLLEEALQHDIPTLILDPKGDMGNLLLSFPSLAPEEFAPWVPSGEDAAAVAATWSEGLGGWGLGTEDIVRLRSGHRMCVYTPGSTAGVPINIVGSLAPPTNIAIDDEAIHDEIEALTQGLLGLVNITSDPLSGREHVLIANLIHQAWSAGETLDLATLLGRIQDPPMRKLGVIEIDTFFPRADRAALMMKLNGLLASPSFAAWGAGQAIDIDSMLWAPDGSPNAAVVYLAHLSDEARQMVVTRILSKLVSWMRGQQGSPKLRVLVYMDEVYGFVPPTAAPPSKKPILTLFKQARAFGVGVVLATQNPVDLDYKAISNAGTWMVGRLQTERDKARLLDGMSSAAGTVDLRSVDATISGLAKREFLLHTTGGKAPRTFAVRWAMSYLAGPLSSDQVGRLPGMAELKNAPTAAPAAAAPAAAVPADPAPTDPAPTDPEPAAAAPVASVSSPSPTPAHADDESPVMPTVAEGIAVRFLDPAAPWSSVLGTRPEGRRLQACIALRVNLTFDDTAAGLDHTEEWEAILAPLNDANLDVTRPYVVDYDDRDLVAAQPDGTVFVLPGAPIKNKTFFSGVEAAVKDHLVRTQTTTIFANKTLKLYSRPGESRDEFVARCAAAADTAADAETDKLRAKLQARIDKLRTGAATDQRRVEQLEAEAQTSKRNEMLGTATSVLGSLFGGRKSARSIGTAVNRAATGHGRAQRADNRVDAAAARVEEKLANIDALEAQLADEVGSIVLRWDEAAALIDEVAIPLEKTDVSIAQLALVWVRTA; from the coding sequence ATGTCGACACGACCCGAAGGAATGTACGTCGGTGCGCTCACCGACCCGGCTACTCACGAACGCAGCGAGACGCCCTTGGGTATCAATCCCGACGACCTGACCACCCACGGGGTCATCGTCGGCATGACCGGATCGGGCAAGACCGGCCTCGGAATCGTGTTGTTGGAGGAGGCGCTGCAACACGACATCCCCACGCTCATCCTCGATCCGAAGGGTGACATGGGCAACCTCTTGTTGAGCTTCCCGTCGCTCGCCCCCGAGGAATTCGCACCTTGGGTGCCATCCGGCGAGGACGCCGCTGCGGTGGCGGCGACCTGGTCCGAGGGACTCGGCGGTTGGGGGCTCGGGACCGAGGACATCGTGCGACTTCGAAGTGGTCATCGCATGTGCGTGTACACGCCGGGCAGCACCGCAGGAGTTCCGATCAACATCGTCGGGTCGCTCGCACCGCCGACCAACATCGCCATCGACGACGAAGCGATTCACGACGAGATCGAAGCGCTCACCCAGGGCCTCCTCGGGCTAGTGAACATCACCTCGGATCCGCTGAGCGGCCGCGAGCACGTCCTCATCGCCAACCTCATCCACCAAGCCTGGTCGGCGGGCGAAACCCTCGATCTCGCCACCCTGCTCGGGCGGATCCAGGACCCGCCGATGCGCAAACTCGGGGTGATCGAGATCGACACGTTCTTTCCCCGAGCCGATCGTGCCGCGCTGATGATGAAGCTCAATGGCCTGCTCGCCTCGCCCTCGTTCGCCGCCTGGGGGGCAGGGCAGGCCATCGACATCGACTCGATGCTGTGGGCACCCGACGGGTCGCCGAACGCAGCGGTGGTGTACCTCGCGCACCTCTCCGACGAGGCGCGCCAGATGGTCGTCACCCGGATCCTGTCGAAGCTCGTGAGCTGGATGCGCGGACAACAAGGTTCACCCAAACTCCGGGTCCTCGTCTACATGGACGAGGTGTACGGGTTCGTGCCACCCACCGCCGCTCCCCCGTCGAAAAAGCCCATCCTGACGCTGTTCAAGCAGGCTCGGGCGTTCGGGGTCGGTGTGGTGTTGGCGACACAGAACCCGGTCGATCTCGACTACAAGGCCATCTCGAATGCGGGCACATGGATGGTGGGGCGCCTGCAGACCGAGCGCGACAAGGCCCGACTGCTCGATGGAATGAGCAGCGCGGCCGGCACGGTCGATCTCCGGTCGGTCGACGCCACGATCTCGGGGCTCGCCAAACGCGAGTTCCTGTTACACACCACCGGGGGCAAGGCGCCGCGGACCTTCGCGGTGCGATGGGCCATGTCGTATCTGGCCGGCCCGTTGTCGAGCGATCAGGTCGGCCGACTGCCCGGCATGGCGGAACTCAAGAACGCACCGACAGCCGCGCCGGCTGCCGCCGCGCCGGCTGCCGCCGTGCCGGCTGACCCGGCGCCGACTGACCCGGCGCCGACTGACCCTGAGCCGGCCGCCGCTGCGCCCGTTGCTTCGGTCTCGTCGCCGTCGCCGACGCCAGCCCACGCCGATGATGAATCGCCGGTGATGCCGACCGTCGCCGAGGGGATCGCCGTGCGGTTCCTCGACCCGGCGGCGCCCTGGTCGTCCGTGCTCGGGACGCGACCGGAGGGCCGACGGCTCCAGGCGTGCATCGCCTTGCGGGTGAATCTCACCTTCGACGACACGGCTGCCGGCCTCGACCACACCGAGGAGTGGGAGGCGATCCTCGCACCCCTCAACGACGCGAACCTCGACGTCACGCGCCCCTACGTCGTCGACTACGACGATCGCGACCTCGTCGCCGCCCAGCCCGATGGCACGGTCTTCGTGTTGCCGGGGGCTCCGATCAAGAACAAGACCTTCTTTTCGGGGGTGGAGGCGGCCGTCAAGGACCACCTCGTGCGCACGCAGACGACGACGATCTTCGCCAACAAGACCTTGAAGCTCTACAGCCGTCCCGGGGAATCCCGCGACGAGTTCGTCGCACGCTGCGCCGCCGCTGCCGATACTGCGGCGGACGCCGAGACCGACAAGTTGCGGGCCAAGCTCCAAGCGCGAATCGACAAGCTCCGCACCGGCGCAGCCACCGATCAGCGTCGGGTCGAACAACTCGAGGCCGAAGCACAGACCTCCAAGCGCAACGAAATGTTGGGCACGGCCACGAGCGTGCTCGGCTCGCTGTTCGGAGGCCGCAAGAGTGCCCGGTCGATCGGAACCGCGGTCAACCGCGCAGCCACGGGTCACGGACGTGCCCAACGGGCTGACAACCGGGTAGATGCAGCGGCCGCACGGGTCGAGGAGAAGCTCGCGAATATCGACGCGCTCGAAGCTCAGCTCGCCGACGAGGTCGGCTCCATCGTGTTGCGCTGGGACGAGGCCGCCGCGCTCATCGACGAGGTCGCGATTCCGCTCGAGAAGACCGACGTGTCGATCGCCCAACTTGCGCTCGTCTGGGTCCGCACCGCATAG
- a CDS encoding FAD-binding oxidoreductase has protein sequence MGATSASTPSPSGFASASRRAGAVRGPSMGDHALADASPTVLWLDREDRPEAGPALGQTGNGADDAVDLVIVGGGYSGLWAAIQSMQDDPNRSVVVIESGRIAEQASGRNGGFCSSSLTHGLDNGASRFGEDLKRIEAEGRASFAGIRDTIEHHGIDCDWHEPGQLTVATAPWLVDDLHASAELSRKHGYDIDVLDAEATRSELDSPTYHAGLWQRDGEALVDPARLGWGLAAAARSLGVRIHERTTMVGLERHGAGMAVRTDRGTLRCGAVILATNAFRSPLRRINATVAPVYDYVLATEPLNDDQLAAIGWANRQGVADTTNQFHYYRLAADRRIVWGGYDAVYHYGSRIDPALDQRESTHRVLAQHFFETFPQLEGLRFTHRWGGVIDTSTRFCVSFGTAFDGRVAYAVGYTGLGVGATRFGARVCLDLLYRPDSERLSLSLVRKRPIPFPPEPIRWAGIEVTRRAMARADAAHGHRGPWLRLLDRLGLGFDS, from the coding sequence ATGGGTGCCACCTCGGCCTCGACGCCGTCTCCGTCCGGCTTCGCGTCGGCGTCTCGCCGTGCGGGAGCGGTCCGCGGCCCTTCCATGGGCGATCACGCGTTGGCCGATGCTTCGCCAACCGTGCTCTGGCTCGACCGCGAGGATCGCCCCGAGGCGGGCCCCGCACTCGGACAGACGGGAAATGGCGCCGATGACGCGGTCGACCTCGTCATCGTGGGTGGTGGCTACAGCGGTTTGTGGGCAGCGATCCAATCGATGCAGGACGATCCGAACCGCAGCGTCGTCGTCATCGAGTCGGGCCGGATCGCGGAACAGGCCAGCGGGCGCAACGGTGGGTTCTGTTCATCGTCGTTGACCCACGGACTCGACAACGGGGCGAGTCGATTCGGCGAGGATCTCAAGCGCATCGAAGCCGAGGGGCGGGCGAGCTTCGCGGGCATTCGCGACACGATCGAACATCACGGCATCGACTGCGATTGGCACGAGCCCGGACAGCTCACGGTCGCCACCGCTCCATGGCTCGTCGACGACCTCCACGCCAGCGCCGAGCTGTCGCGCAAGCACGGCTACGACATCGACGTGCTCGACGCCGAAGCGACCCGTTCGGAACTCGATTCGCCCACCTATCACGCAGGGTTGTGGCAGCGCGACGGCGAGGCGCTCGTCGACCCGGCCCGGCTCGGTTGGGGACTCGCCGCAGCAGCGAGGTCGCTCGGAGTGCGGATCCATGAGCGCACGACGATGGTCGGCCTCGAACGTCACGGTGCCGGCATGGCGGTGCGAACCGACCGCGGCACCCTGCGCTGCGGGGCGGTCATCTTGGCCACCAACGCGTTCCGGTCGCCGCTGAGACGGATCAACGCCACGGTCGCGCCCGTCTATGACTACGTGTTGGCCACCGAACCCTTGAACGACGACCAGCTCGCCGCGATCGGGTGGGCGAATCGACAAGGGGTGGCCGACACCACGAACCAGTTCCACTACTACCGGCTCGCGGCCGATCGTCGGATCGTGTGGGGCGGCTATGACGCGGTGTACCACTACGGGTCGCGCATCGATCCGGCACTCGACCAACGCGAGTCGACCCACCGGGTGTTGGCGCAGCACTTCTTCGAGACGTTCCCGCAACTCGAGGGGCTTCGTTTCACCCATCGCTGGGGTGGCGTCATCGACACCAGCACGAGGTTCTGCGTGAGCTTCGGTACGGCATTCGACGGTCGGGTCGCCTATGCGGTCGGCTACACGGGACTCGGCGTCGGGGCCACCCGGTTCGGCGCCCGGGTGTGTCTGGACCTGTTGTATCGACCCGACTCGGAACGTTTGTCGCTGTCGCTCGTGCGTAAACGCCCGATCCCGTTTCCGCCGGAGCCGATCCGCTGGGCGGGCATCGAGGTCACTCGGCGAGCGATGGCGCGCGCCGATGCCGCGCACGGCCATCGGGGCCCGTGGCTGCGTCTGCTCGACCGTTTGGGGCTCGGGTTCGATTCCTGA